A genomic stretch from Hemicordylus capensis ecotype Gifberg chromosome 1, rHemCap1.1.pri, whole genome shotgun sequence includes:
- the TIMM9 gene encoding mitochondrial import inner membrane translocase subunit Tim9 isoform X1, whose translation MAGQISESDQIKQFKEFLGTYNKLTETCFLDCVKDFTSREVKPDEMTCSEHCLQKYLKMTQRISMRFQEYHIQQNEALAAKAGLLGQPR comes from the exons ATGGCTGGGCAGATATCAGAATCTGATCAGATTAAGCAG TTCAAGGAATTTCTTGGGACGTACAATAAACTGACAGAGACCTGCTTCCTGGATTGCGTGAAAGATTTCACTAGCCGAGAAGTCAAGCCAGACGAG ATGACGTGCTCAGAGCACTGCTTACAGAAGTACTTAAAAATGACCCAGAGGATATCTATGAGATTTCAGGAATACCATATTCAGCAGAACGAAGCTTTGGCTGCCAAAGCGGGACTTCTTGGGCAGCCTCGTTAG
- the TIMM9 gene encoding mitochondrial import inner membrane translocase subunit Tim9 isoform X2, giving the protein MAGQISESDQIKQFKEFLGTYNKLTETCFLDCVKDFTSREVKPDELQVKHILRADALHAILSISTKDMLSRELQLQVL; this is encoded by the exons ATGGCTGGGCAGATATCAGAATCTGATCAGATTAAGCAG TTCAAGGAATTTCTTGGGACGTACAATAAACTGACAGAGACCTGCTTCCTGGATTGCGTGAAAGATTTCACTAGCCGAGAAGTCAAGCCAGACGAG TTGCAGGTGAAGCACATCCTAAGAGCTGATGCATTACATGCCATATTGAGCATATCCACCAAAGATATGCTCAGTAGGGAACTGCAGCTTCAGGTGCTCTGA